A stretch of Borreliella spielmanii DNA encodes these proteins:
- the eppA gene encoding exported protein A EppA, giving the protein MRKVSLLIFLFSFSLNAFMSKEDIDKNNAKAKKSFSEEDFNLINKRLDNYGFENEYAKSKFLSDNAPEIRGYLRKIGIKEKSVFLDALDVTGGLIKNKFIISVFGDFMLFGIKGLIDGLPDSIFDYLIQLDSDKIDYAEKYGEKAREKFRESYYKDKVRTVKQILKQILVDLPKD; this is encoded by the coding sequence ATGAGAAAAGTAAGTTTATTAATATTTTTATTTAGTTTTAGTTTAAATGCTTTTATGAGTAAAGAAGATATAGATAAAAATAACGCAAAAGCTAAAAAATCTTTTTCTGAAGAAGATTTTAATTTAATTAATAAAAGACTAGATAATTATGGTTTTGAAAATGAGTATGCTAAAAGCAAATTTTTATCTGATAATGCTCCCGAAATTAGAGGATATTTAAGAAAAATTGGGATTAAAGAAAAAAGTGTTTTCTTAGACGCTCTTGATGTTACAGGAGGTCTCATAAAAAATAAATTTATAATAAGTGTTTTTGGAGACTTTATGCTTTTTGGAATAAAGGGCCTTATAGATGGACTTCCAGATTCAATTTTTGATTATTTAATACAACTAGATTCTGATAAAATTGACTATGCTGAGAAATATGGAGAGAAAGCTAGAGAAAAGTTTAGAGAATCTTATTATAAAGACAAAGTAAGAACAGTAAAACAGATTTTAAAACAAATTTTGGTTGATTTGCCCAAAGATTAG
- a CDS encoding BlyB family putative holin accessory protein, whose protein sequence is MPQLSKENLELGLTSILNLIDIFSGLKNEFGEIAHKGFFLVYELYSHYTLIYKANIKNDNISRSLNPTLTLINQKINNLIESVNSNSDEKILKISNDLKFDEEGTPIYKKKERLYVK, encoded by the coding sequence ATCCCTCAACTATCTAAAGAGAATCTTGAGCTTGGACTTACTTCCATATTGAACCTTATTGATATATTTTCTGGATTAAAAAATGAATTTGGGGAAATTGCACATAAAGGATTCTTTTTAGTTTATGAGCTGTATTCCCATTACACATTAATCTATAAAGCAAATATAAAAAATGACAATATATCAAGATCATTAAACCCAACATTAACTTTAATAAATCAAAAAATCAATAACTTAATTGAGTCGGTTAATTCTAATTCTGATGAAAAAATTTTAAAAATATCTAATGATCTGAAATTTGATGAAGAGGGAACACCTATTTATAAAAAAAAAGAAAGATTATATGTAAAATAA